TGACTCCTTCCAAAATCTTTTGCCACAATTCCTgacggttatttattttatttttatacacaaatgatttcaagtagccccagaaataaaaatctaagggattaagatcgggactaCGCGCAGGCCACGGATATTCACTACTATCTCTACGAATCCATTTATGAGGATGAATTTCGTCCAAGTAATTTCTGACTTGCAGTGAATAATGTGCCggtgcaccatcgtgcatatACCAACTGTCACGTCTTAAATTTAGGGGCACATCTTCTAGAAGAATGGGTAGATCATTCCTTAAGAAATTTAGATAATGTTCTCCATTAAGCTTAGCTGGAAATTCAAACGGTCCCACAATACAATCCCCAAAgataccacaccaaatatttattgaaaactcatGTTGAAAATGGTGTTCTTGAAAAGCATGAAGATTTTCCATCGAATAGATATAATTGTTAcgccaattaaaaacacctctCCTTGTAAACGTGGCTTCAttcgtaaataaaattttattacaaaaaaatggatcattCTGAAGTGGATTGGAGTCTTGCAGGAAAGTCTTGAGGAAGAAGATTTTGAACTGGAGTGAAATGATATGGATACAGTTTTTCTTGGCGTATAATTTTGGACACCGAAGATTTCCTTACACCAGTGGCTGCCTCAATATGTCTTGTGCTGGTTTTAGGATTTTCGATAACACGAATCAAAATTTGATCTTACATATCTGCTGCAATTATCCTTGGTCTTCCCGCATTTACGTTTTTTGAACGAAATGAGCCTGTTTCGCCTAATCTATCGTACAACGCTTTAAATGTTTGATGATTTGGCTGCCTTCTATCCGGATATAGATCTAAATAACGTTGCGCTGCTCTTCAACTACGAAACTTTTCTTGAGCATATACACATACCATATCCCGCATCTGAGcattagaaaaatcattgtgACGTGGCATTTTTAAGCGAAAATAACACAACAAGAACACGAgctttagccaaattaaagaCTTACTTATTAATACTTCACCTTGACAGGTCGTAGTTATGATGTGTTCATCCTAGGCAAAGCCTACTTTGTAAAACTCCGATAATAATTTGTTCATACGCAACGTAAtacaaaaatgcgtttatttcgaaaacggtctactttttggagatcaaagaaggataggttaacaccctgtagaacgaaaatcaataacattttgctaagcgatattgagctcaaacggtttattttcatatcaggtatcctacattaacctatgtccaattaattacgggacactCTGTATttctaacattaaaaaaaaaactaaaaagttcattatcagtaaaataaatgaatatttaaaataacatcttaCAATATGATAATTGAAGTAGAGTGAAATGATATCTGGATTTCATCGCCTAGATgaggaagaaaaaaaagtagaatCCAATAAACTCCTATTTACTACAtcttcttaaatattaaattaaaatctatgTTGAAAATAAGTTATTCACCATATTATTGATGTGAAAATTAAGTAACTCGCCGCGTGAAAATGTAACCTTGGCTGTACACACAATTAATTTGGTAAAATCTTATATTTGTTAAACTATTCTAAAAGTCAGTGCCTAAGTGTAAATTTACTGAAGTATTgaaaaaaagcttaaatatgtaaaaaaaactattatattttttattttattttatgagcaAACCTTGCACAAAAACAGCCAACcgataagaaaaataattttctacgCGCAACGATCTATGGAATACAATACTGGTTTCCAATCTTTTGCAGACGACACACcgatattataatattattatataattgcGATAAAATGTACCTTTTGatgatgattttaattttaatactactCACAGTTGAATATTTtactatttgaaaataaacattttaatttaaaatatcatctctaacatattttctttatttactaaTGTAAAGAAAAGAAATGATTATACATTGATGGTAAATTTGCCGTATAGTATAGTATTGTGAACAAATACTTATATGTGAtatccaattttaataattaaaaatcctaACGATGCAGCGAGAAAAAGCTTAAACAGACttattacttttacaaaaattaaaatattattattaatttattatctgaTTAAGTGGCATATTAAGAGTTGccaataatttcataaataaatatttaaaaaactataaattttggAATCACAAGTAATTAGGGGACAAGAATAGAAGGGATTGGACATAGAATTACCGATAAACTCAAACCCATAAATACTTTTATCATGTTGCATTCTAGGGATGGTTTGAGATTTAGTGGCTGGGGACATAAAGCAGAAACTGAACTAGGTCAAAACTCTggataaataaaatcaatacaTAACTAATTAATCACTAAATTAACTAGTTCAAAACTTGCTGGGTCCCTCTTTTTTATATTACACTTCaagttcttttaaattatcttcCAATGgccaattattcaaaattaagaCCGATTTAGATTACAAATTGTCAATAATAGGCCGATAAACTAAACGCTGCAGCACCCCGACATTGAACCAATAGACTTCATATTGAATATAGGATTTTACAAGccatacaatttatttaagtatatacGTCACAAGAATgtaatcaaattattataagaatgtTTTAAAggaaagcattaaaaaaagatcTATTTGATTTGCAAGTGTCGTTATGTAActtgtttattttgtattgcTAAGTCtagtattttcataattttaaatgataaacCAAAATATAGATCTGCGAAAGTAATAATATTGGTATTATAATTGTATAATAATTAgactaaattatatttgtataaggttttttaaattatattataactaatagATAATAATTAGGctgattttgattaaaaaatattcgtatgaCAATATAAATTCGTTCCCATAGTTTTTGGACTATTTTACTCTTAATTTGCAGTTTCAGCTGagtagtttagtttatttaggcgttaaaatttttttactttactatTTTCACCTGTACGGTCTAGTTTTTAgaagttcatcttgtttgactACCTCATTTGGGCCATAGTTTAGGTTATTTGGTGTACTTTATTGCAAATCCGGGTAGTTTAAGTTTTCTATACTTTCTAGTTTACTTGCTTGCTTTGTCTGTCTTTGTTTAATCTCCAAATTATTCCATGAGTCTTTATAAGGGATCACGTTTCTGGACATTGCAATCcattttgttgtttatcttGGAAACGTACACGAATAGGCGATGTAagtaaattgttattttagagtttttttaataaataaaatcttatatgaaaaagtttttaaaaaattcagttcagcaacaatattaaaaggtttaaaaacaaagttacgtttttaaataatgcccaataattaaaaatattgacttaaAGTTTCAACAACCCATATTTTAGAATggaatgcaaaataaaaaaaaatattttgagagcTTTGATCCCATAAATTCTGAAGGCAATTGATGGAATAATGAaggatttacaaaatttcaactttGAAAACAACAAGCACCTCCTAACAGTTCTGCTATAAGCTTTATCgtatttaataatagaaatgCAGTAATGGCAATCCGTTCGTCCAAATTATATTAGAACAGCACATCCTACAGATTTCCTCTATTTTTTAGGAAATCCCCTTTTGACGTAAACCTTATTTTGTTCTATTCTAGgaatttaaatgttcttttaaggaatagtttttttagttacatCTTTTGTTTAATGTCCTAATATGAtctggtatttttttaaatgaagctacactaaatattttcatagtttttgtactgttttCCTCGTATTTTGTAGTATAAGTTGACTAGTTAAGTTCATTTAGGGTTCTAATTacgtttagtttattattttcatgtagtgtctagtttttagtTATGCATCTTCTTTGCgaccaatttaggttatattagaAAGTTCTAATTTATAGTATctagaaaattgaaattctcgaaatttcaattttctagaatttgtacaCTTGCTTACTTTGACCAGTGATTTCAAGAGAATACTGAATCAGCAAAATCAATAATGCAGAACATTGTCAACATTGCTAAATTGTTTCAATAGGTCTTTAAAAGGGACCACTTTTCGtggcattttaattatttttgttgtttatcttggaaaaaaaattgaacgaCAGGCTATTGGAGTCAggttaaaattttgaatttaaataaaaagtgtgttCCTGATAAAAATAGTATTCTTGGAAGTGTGTTCCAGAAAGGAGTGTGTTTCTGAATTATATTACAGTTAATATTAAGACttagttttaaatctttttttagtttctttgttattgtttaaattgaaacttttttatctcAATAATTGTCTGATTTAAACTTTTCATCTGGTAGTTTGGTTATTCACAGTTCACAACCAAGctagatttaatatttttccaatttttaacatatattattattcttcTAAGTTGCTGAAAAACTGCTATAATGTTTAGCTTGTCAGGGTACCTTGCCAATTAGGTAATGCTGTTTATGTCTTAGCTTAGAAAAtgtcatatatattttctaaggTAAATCAATTTTGGTTGTTATCCAAttaatttatggaaaatattgTGGTCTGTTTGCTGGATCCAGAGTTTAACTGcagatttgaaacttttttctcttatattttcttGTAGAACTCTAGGAAGTAAATTGAaagcttttgaaaaatttcttgtACTCTGGTAATTGTTTGATATgatcaaacttaattttatttttatttatacactatAACAGACGTTCTCAATACAATCAACACTATTTTCGCATATCTAGAATTTGTACTTCTTTAAAGAACATTTCTGCTggatacattttattttttttttaattactttaataatcCCTTTTTGAATGATATTTAGTTGTTCAAGATGGCAATCTCGAACTGCCTCCACGCAGTTATACCACACTCAGTTATAATTCTACCAGTGCATCGTAAATCGCTATTCTATTATTATTGACGAGTTTTAATCATTCAATTCTTATATAATTAGCCAGTACTTATTGTATATTCCGCTACAATAAACGTTTTCACTCTACTAGAAATGACAAAATTTTATAGGTTTCTTAAAAGTTatccttaatatattttttccgagAACTTTTATAATTTAGGTGAGCATTGTTAAGCTACTGACAATACGCAATAGGCAAAAGTAGaaataattagtaataatttttggacatccaagaaaacatcagacaCACGCATGTTTAGAACGATAAATATACAAACCATCCCGCCCCCGCCCAAGTTTCTCATAAAGAGGATCTAACTTAAGCCGACGCCTCAGTCAGTCAACACCGTCGCGACGCCAAAACCATTCCCTCTCTAAATTAgtctaaaacattatttaaatagccAACATGTCTGTAAGTACCGTTTAATCTgtctttttagaaattttattgcaatttctcaaaaacttatctttgatgtaaaaaaCGTGGCCacctaatataaattttaaattaaacattaataaatgttGTCTGTTCTTAGATATCTCGTTTATCCAATTAAAAATGCATATCTATTCAAATCACCATATCTCCCACGCATGCAAAAAATAGGCACCTGTAGGCTATAGCTTTGTGCcaagaatatatatttatttgcagCAGGTATCCATTGTTTACACAATAAGAAAACTATATTTTCTATATTGATAAAGTAAACAGCTTCTAGACAgtttcatataaatttaaaaatagcgAGGATATTTTTGGCAATGATATTATTTGCACACGGAAGACGGAGAATTCATATTTTCAGATAAATCGTTttgatgatttaatttaaaccaACTCATccattaaaatacataaaaaattatcttgatcttaatttatctattagattatactaatattaaattaaaattttttttttatagttttggtAATCctactttataaaaaaacagttttcaaaAATGTCGGTATGAACATAGTTAAAGCTCAGATTTTGGCTCAATTCCAAAATCTAAATCCACATTTTCCAGAATGAAGACGATTATAGTGCTGACTTCATTACgttagtttgtttttaaatttaacgaaTGCGTTTAAAATGGCTATTACGTAATAAAAATTGGAAACCactataatgaatttaatttaaaagttcaatGTCGATAAATAACTTTATAGGACTTTTTATTACGacataaatagtatttttagaaaatttgaatCATTTTTCATAAGTAGAACATTTTGATTACAATACGATTGATATAGGACAGGAATTAAAACATATAactgacatttttaatttgcagaaaCGCAATAAGGAAGTTGAAGCTGAAGTCTTGGACTGGATTTCCAAAGTCTTGGGCGAACCTCTGCCAAAAGGCGAATTTGAAGACATCTTAAAAGATGGTGTTATTCTATGCAATCTTATGAACAAACTCACTCCTGGCTCAGTAAAGAAAATTGCCACCAAAGGAACCAACTTCCAACTTATGGAAAATATTCAAAGGTTCCAAGCGGGCATGAAGGCTTACGGAGTTCCACAAGAGGAGATTTTCCAGACTGCTgatctttttgaaaaaagaaatgttGCTCAAGTAAGTTTTTTCTTCCAACTCTAATTGTCacaaatctttaattaatttttttaggtagcATTATCGCTTTATTCTTTGGGCCGTATGACCCAAAAACACCCGGAATGGAATGGACCAACTCTTGGCCCTAAAATGGCTGAAAAGAATGAAAGAACCTTTACCGAAGAGCAACTAAGAGCTAGTGAAGGGCAATTAAATCTTCAAATGGGTTATAACAAAGGTGCATCACAATCAGGACATGGTGGCTTCGGCAACACTCGccatatgtaaatttaattctttattattttttgtattttattaaggtattgtatttaattatttatttctgagaaatgcattaaatattttttgctaaaaatgacttcaaatttttttgaccAAACAAGCCTCTTatggtttattaatttgtataagtcgacaatgataatattttaaattttattttgcaaggaaaaataacatatttacacAATCTCTAAATAGCGTATAATTTTACATTATCTATCATTATCATTATGAAAATCTACACTAAAAATCAAAGAAAGAGTTGTAAAAAATAGACTTTGGGCGGGTAactttttattacaaaagtGTCTTCAcatgtaattatttatatatttatacttcTTGTTATATACATTTTGCTGAAGGTTACATAATGTTAcctctataaattgttttagttaAAACCACTGATTCCAACAAATGAATGAAAAATGCAATGTTGAAAGATCTGCACAATAGGGtggataataatatttataatgaatGATGATACTTAATCATTATTATATAGCAGATTGATACGCTTGATAacttttcttctctttttgaataaaattgaaatcaaGTTTTAGATAGAAAACCTAAACCATTAAACATTAtgtttatttacataaatttaatttttgttttttttcattgtattatataacttttaaactgcaaaataaaatttaaaaaaaatgatatcgcttaatataaaaacttaaaagaaaatatacgaATAGTGCGTGTTATAAGAATTATCCTCAAATCCAAAATTGAAAAgtattttcttgtttaaaaaagaaacaacaaattaaaaacagcaaaaaaatattatatatcattgcaaaaattgattatttatgGCAAGAAGGAGACACCGGATAGAAAAAACTtacatagaaaataaaaaaatatatatgtgtatgtgaatataattttttttgaatttttgtattttctatgTAACTCAGTGAAATGCTtcgatattttaatttgatatatttaaaaacaaattgtaagAGCTTTATAAAATGTCAGTAGGGCATTTATGAGGAATTGACAGTTCTTAAACTATTTGGGATATGGTAAATAACTTTGCGACCTTAATATATCAATGAGTTTTCTTACTTAAGTATTTAATGGAATTGGTCAGTGTAATTCTAGATTTTGGTCGCGCATTATGATGCCGACCCTTGAAGCCTggtgcaatttttaaatataatttaattagtctttaaatatttttgataaattttgtttaaaatatatttacaataaatgtgACTGCCTTTTTgtgaaatgcaaaaaaaatatttcaataaaccGAGCAGCTACATGTGAAAGACCATATGGGAAAAGAAATTAAAGGGAAATACACATTCGTTATTCTCAAGAAGAGCATCCTGATGGCAGTTTTATATTTATGTGGTTCTCGAAGCGTAAACTGCCATTACTCAAGATTTTAAATGAACCTACAGGTACTAATGAAATGGTCTTTGAATATGAGTACCCAACAGATTGATATCGACACTCAAAACAGGAGAGACCCAAGTCTCAAATCTATATAATCAAAAATCTTCACAGAAGATCACTGCCGGCACGCTTCATTCAATTTAATATAGCGTCAACTTATCGTTACATATCATCAACTGGACATGTCAACTGTGAACATAAAGCAATGAATGGAATAAATGAATAGGTTTTGtgctaattttataataattgtctCATTATCAGCCTATAAAACTGCTTTTCAGTTCGggagaattgttaaaatttaatcaaatactcgttaaaattatatttctcgAGATGCTTGAATTCCTGCTACTtcattaaaagatattttgtcTGGATCCAAGCATAAAACACACATattcaaatatataataaataatttaacgaaacatactaaaaataatgattctgctagttttattatttttagccTGATTTTTAAAACCACAGcatttattttccaatatttttacaattttgtttttagcaaCACCTgtctgttttaaaaataactttaatagtTAATGTAACTATTTGTATTGTGTCAGTTGTAATAAAGTTTCATgcataaattaataatcaattttgtgagattttaacgaaaaatataaaagagctGGTGACAATTTTTTTGGACGATTACACACTTTGGAGGacagttaatttattaaaatactccTTCTAAACCTTGCATGCTCATAAAACGCTCTAGTTGTTATAGCCTCAAAATATCTTCGATttcaacatgtttttttttcgtgacggcaataagaataatttttaatttgacatatttttatggatgattttgaaaatgttataTTGTGAATGCGAacaatcttaaaaattttcaatattttttgaattgccAGAGCTTTTATGATTGCTTTAAActtggaattaataaaaaaatattttaaaaacttcacCTTACATAAAGGTTAAAatacatttcaatttttatttacagaaaaCCCACATCTACCATGTTCTTTCCTCTCACTCCAACACTCCTTGCATAAGCACAAATGGCAGTTTTCAACTGTTACATTCATAACTTATAAACTTACCGCTGTTTTATTATAAGTTTCATACTTATTATTACtttataaattataacaaaGAATGTATGTTGTTAGTCAGTATGTTGACATACTGAGACAAGCtctttgattaataattatgatcCTGATTTAACAGATAAATTAATTCGTAACACTTGAATTTACCACCTAAAGCcatcctttaataaaaaaaaataatctttgaaCATTTGAGCTTGAAACTTTGACAATATTTGAactgtagaatttttttttatttattgaaaataagtaAGTTCACTTGAAAACTACCATCTAAATAGGCAATCATGCGCTCatgttgaaaataaaacttCAGCTGTTAGTCTAATGCACAATTCCTACACGaatttatttttcacatttttttcacTACATATTATTGCCTATTTACTTGAATTAGCTAACAAAtcttattgttattaataacgAAGTATATCATGTAAATTAAGTTATGCGTAATACATCTCTACGATATGCAAtgaattcttaaaatattattggttaTTCTAAGAGCTGTTACATTAATGATTATTTGCAaccatcaacaattgaaaaagCTATTAAATCTAAGCAAATCTGTCACTTCATCTAAAACATACaaatgtataattattaatgtgtttcagtgaatatttaatttttattagatacttGCTGAACAGCCAATTGTTATTGCAAAATTGGTAGCAAGTTTGCGAATATAACCATGCTATAACTTTTCGACGGTAAAAACTAATAACtctgcaaatattaaaaaaaaaaaagaaatatcaaattaatttaaacgaTTCAATAAGCGCCTCACATATGCAAGTTATCAGCACGATCCTATATATACTCTATTACTTTCTTATGCATTTGTGTCGGTCTCAAATATGGTTTCAAATGGAAAGATATTAGTGGAACAATCAAAAGCCACTTCCAATCCGATTTGACTGATTCCGATAAAACTGATTTTGATGGAAGTCTACTAAAAATGTGTGATAAGCTAGCGTCCGCTCGGTTGCCATAAAAAATAGATAGGACGATAGCTTCGCACATTATCGAAAGAGGATATCGACATTTGAAAACTTACTATGTAAGtaatggttaaaaaataaattttgtaaagcgATATTATAGTTTATAtcgcatgataaatttcacataGGTTTAACCCAGTTACTGTATTTAATGCTCTGAATTACTTGGGGGCTTGCATTTGTAAACAAGTGTAAGAAAATTGCATCATATACATTTCCATGGAGATTTATGTATTAGCGCGTAAAAAgttaaactttataatttttttattttagtgtaTAAAGTGAGTACTTTGCCCATgctattagaaaaaataaaagtaaaaataatatttctaataagttaatacatattatatgtctataatattatgtaatacttaaaaaattaagttgcaatttaactgataaaatagtAACTAGTATTTACTATGGTATGCACTTCAGTATTAATACCTAATTCAAATTATACTGAAATACCTAGATATTAAAGTATTATGCTTGTGTCATTgcttacaaattttgttataccAATAATTTCAAAACCGCCAATAATTTAAGTAAGGTGCTTCATTTCTtagcaaaaattatataataaaccGGATTATAGTAAATGTGCAACAACCGAGTTGTTAGGCAATTATCTAGGTGAagttcaaaaaattcataaaaatacaGTAAGAAGATTTTAAATCTATTAGCCAAGTCTATATTTGCTATATTACCATGTGACAGCAATAATTAAATAGTAAGTGATGTGATTTCAGATATTAGATCTTCGAGTTACGTAGACTCTTTGGCGTAACAAgcatattaaaagtaaaataaaaagttaaatttctcTTTATGTATACAGTTTAATGCcgtctaatattttattatcgacaagaaatgtaactaaataaaaagtGCTATAGCTTGGCCTCCACAGCTTTTTATACAGGATAAATAAATTCTGCCGTAGGGTCAAAAGCGACTTAAATTATTCCTAAATTAAGACgcattatttcaaaaacaccctgtataatggtgttaatttacttataataaaaatatgctgttttattatttaaatatattaatataactttactgaaatattcgttttttttttcgaaaatcgaATGACTCGATTTAAACTTATTCATGcagaaaactaaattatttcttttaactaATTCGCAAGCAAATCTGAAGAAAATTTTCGTAATTCGGTCGTATATACCGACTAACCTAAAGACCAGTAAATACTAGGGTATAGTGAAAGTTACCTGCTCTTGGGCATGTTTAACTCATCTATTTTAATCGGGTTTATATTGCATATACTAGAAATTAAGtacaaattatttctttaaaaaattcaaccagattttaaaagttttttaaaaaatttccaaatacaGGTATAATAAAGGATAAATAGTATAGGAAAAgactttcaataaaaacattgttatGAAATGTAAAcacgttaattatttttataatttttgtgcGGTTTTTCTCTTATTTTAGCTAGTTAAGGTTATTTATggttttaattacatttaattttatatttttacctaTAGCGTAGTTTTTTTAGTAGTGCATCTAGTTTAAAGGCCTTATTTGGAACCCAATTTAggatattttattgtaaatcctgATAAATTTTCTGggatttgtatacttgcttgcttcgACTGTCGATGTTTTCTGAAAAGTACTAGCCTCCATcggcaaaaagattttattaactTCTAAGCATTACCacattattacatattatactCCACAGAAATGAGTTCCTGATTTCCGTTTGAACATGTTTATCCAAAGTTCCTTAGCAGCTGAAGAAATAGGGACGTTATAGAATAAGATTAATTGGGGCTTTGTATAAATCTCATTACGAATGAATAAAAACTTTAGCTTAGTGCTAATGCAGAAAGTTTCACTAGAAATAAATATGAGAAGAGTGGCATAACAATGCTGGGGAGTCTTCtcaaaatacagaa
The sequence above is a segment of the Anthonomus grandis grandis chromosome 12, icAntGran1.3, whole genome shotgun sequence genome. Coding sequences within it:
- the LOC126742857 gene encoding myophilin yields the protein MSKRNKEVEAEVLDWISKVLGEPLPKGEFEDILKDGVILCNLMNKLTPGSVKKIATKGTNFQLMENIQRFQAGMKAYGVPQEEIFQTADLFEKRNVAQVALSLYSLGRMTQKHPEWNGPTLGPKMAEKNERTFTEEQLRASEGQLNLQMGYNKGASQSGHGGFGNTRHM